From the Longimicrobium sp. genome, one window contains:
- a CDS encoding copper resistance CopC family protein: MREIVTKMRGRRWVAAGVMAVAVAASGAMAPALRGADGEAAAAEAFHLRLVRSTPAADATLPPGPCHIELWFTEAPEMRVTTVRLAGPGGRNVALTPLAAQHARGQNPSVATNTRGRLEPGAYTVTWRTMAHDGHVMRGTIRFNVAAR, encoded by the coding sequence CGGGAGATCGTAACGAAGATGCGCGGCCGCCGGTGGGTTGCCGCCGGGGTGATGGCTGTGGCGGTGGCCGCGTCGGGTGCGATGGCGCCGGCGCTGCGCGGGGCGGATGGCGAGGCGGCGGCCGCGGAGGCGTTCCACCTGCGGCTGGTGCGCTCCACGCCTGCGGCGGACGCCACGCTGCCCCCGGGCCCGTGCCACATCGAGCTGTGGTTCACCGAGGCGCCGGAGATGCGCGTCACCACCGTGCGGCTGGCCGGGCCGGGCGGACGGAACGTCGCGCTGACGCCGCTGGCGGCGCAGCACGCGCGCGGCCAGAACCCGTCCGTCGCCACGAACACGCGCGGGCGGCTGGAGCCGGGGGCCTACACCGTCACCTGGCGCACCATGGCGCACGACGGGCACGTGATGCGCGGCACCATCAGGTTCAACGTCGCGGCGCGATAA